Proteins from one Gibbsiella quercinecans genomic window:
- the focA gene encoding formate transporter FocA: MKADNTFDLLLPAAMAKVAEDAGVYKATKHPLKTFYLAINAGVFISIAFVFYITATTGTAGVPFGLAKLVGGICFSMGLMLVVVCGADLFTSTVLTVIAKASGRITWRQLAANWINVYIGNLIGALFFVALIWFSGEYMVANGQWGLNVLQTADHKVHHTFIEAVCLGILANLMVCLAIWMSYSGRTLMDKMFAMILPVAMFVASGFEHSIANMFMIPMGIVVKDFATPEFWQAVGATPEQFAHLTVSNFIIDNLIPVTIGNIIGGGLLVGLTYWVIYLRGAQQH; the protein is encoded by the coding sequence GTGAAAGCTGACAACACCTTTGACCTGTTATTACCTGCCGCAATGGCGAAAGTCGCCGAAGATGCAGGCGTTTATAAAGCTACCAAGCACCCGCTAAAAACTTTTTATTTGGCGATTAATGCCGGCGTATTCATTTCCATCGCATTTGTGTTCTATATCACAGCAACTACCGGCACCGCCGGCGTACCCTTCGGCCTGGCAAAACTGGTCGGCGGTATCTGCTTCTCGATGGGGCTGATGCTGGTAGTGGTATGCGGTGCCGATCTGTTTACCTCAACGGTATTAACCGTCATCGCCAAGGCCAGTGGGCGCATTACCTGGCGCCAACTGGCAGCCAACTGGATCAATGTCTATATTGGTAATCTGATCGGCGCGCTGTTCTTCGTCGCTTTAATCTGGTTCTCCGGCGAATATATGGTGGCAAACGGCCAGTGGGGGCTGAATGTGTTGCAAACAGCAGACCACAAGGTTCACCACACATTCATCGAAGCGGTCTGCCTTGGTATCCTGGCTAACCTGATGGTGTGCCTGGCAATCTGGATGAGCTATTCCGGCCGCACGCTAATGGACAAGATGTTCGCCATGATCCTTCCGGTAGCCATGTTTGTTGCCAGCGGCTTCGAACACAGCATCGCAAATATGTTTATGATCCCTATGGGTATTGTGGTTAAAGACTTCGCCACGCCTGAATTTTGGCAAGCCGTAGGGGCAACACCAGAGCAGTTCGCTCACCTGACCGTAAGCAACTTTATCATTGATAATTTGATCCCCGTCACCATTGGCAACATCATCGGCGGCGGCCTGCTGGTTGGGCTGACTTACTGGGTAATTTATCTGCGCGGCGCACAACAGCACTAA
- the ycaO gene encoding 30S ribosomal protein S12 methylthiotransferase accessory factor YcaO gives MTQTFIPGKDAALEDSIARFQQKLIDLGFNIEEASWLNPVPHVWSVHIRDRDCPLCFTNGKGASKKAALASALGEYFERLSTNYFFADFYLGKRIAEGDFVHYPNEKWFPIPADETLPAGILDERLQAFYDPEQELRASDLVDLQSGNVERGICALPFTRQSDRQTVYIPMNIIGNLYVSNGMSAGNTANEARVQGLSEVFERYVKNRIIAESISLPEIPAEVLNRYPGVVEAIARLEEEGFPILAYDASLGGKYPVICVVLFNPTNGTCFASFGAHPDFGVALERTVTELLQGRSLKDLDVFTAPTFDDEEVAEHANLETHFIDSSGLISWDMFKQDADYPFVDWTFSGSTEQEFATLMGIFDQEGAEVYIADYQHLGVYACRIIVPGMSDIYPAEDLLLANNSMGARLRETLLQLPGSEWQAPEYLALIQRLDDEGLDDFTRVRELLGIAPGKDNGWHTLRVGELKAMLALAGGDLEQALAWVEWTQDFNASVFTPARANYYRCLQTLLLLAMEDERDSAQYYHAFVKMYGQEAVDTASAAISGEACFNGLFAIDSDLQALPAHQALLAAYEKLQQAKRRYWAQA, from the coding sequence ATGACGCAAACTTTTATCCCAGGTAAAGACGCCGCGCTGGAAGACTCCATAGCCCGTTTCCAACAAAAACTCATCGATCTGGGTTTTAATATTGAAGAAGCCTCCTGGCTTAACCCAGTGCCGCACGTATGGTCGGTGCACATCCGCGATCGCGACTGCCCACTGTGCTTTACCAACGGCAAAGGCGCCAGTAAAAAAGCCGCGCTGGCCTCGGCGCTGGGCGAGTACTTTGAGCGCCTGTCCACCAACTATTTCTTCGCCGATTTCTATTTGGGCAAACGCATCGCCGAAGGCGATTTCGTGCACTACCCCAATGAAAAATGGTTCCCGATTCCGGCCGATGAAACGCTGCCGGCCGGCATCCTTGATGAACGGTTACAGGCATTCTACGATCCGGAGCAAGAACTGCGCGCCAGCGATCTGGTCGATCTGCAGTCCGGCAATGTTGAACGCGGGATCTGCGCCCTGCCGTTCACCCGCCAATCCGATCGGCAAACCGTGTATATCCCAATGAATATCATTGGCAACCTGTACGTTTCCAACGGCATGTCTGCGGGCAACACCGCCAATGAAGCGCGCGTGCAGGGTTTGTCGGAAGTCTTCGAACGCTATGTGAAGAACCGCATCATCGCCGAATCCATCAGCCTGCCGGAAATTCCTGCCGAGGTACTGAACCGCTACCCTGGCGTGGTCGAAGCCATTGCCCGGCTGGAAGAAGAAGGCTTCCCGATTCTGGCGTATGACGCCTCTTTAGGCGGCAAATACCCGGTCATCTGCGTGGTGCTGTTTAACCCAACCAACGGTACCTGCTTTGCGTCGTTTGGCGCACACCCGGATTTCGGTGTGGCATTGGAGCGTACCGTCACCGAACTGCTGCAGGGCCGTAGTCTGAAAGATCTGGACGTGTTTACCGCCCCGACCTTCGATGATGAGGAAGTGGCTGAACATGCCAACCTGGAAACCCACTTTATCGACTCCAGCGGCCTGATCTCCTGGGACATGTTCAAGCAGGATGCCGATTATCCCTTCGTTGACTGGACGTTCAGCGGCAGCACGGAACAAGAGTTCGCCACCCTGATGGGCATCTTCGATCAGGAAGGGGCCGAGGTGTACATTGCTGATTACCAACATTTGGGCGTATACGCCTGCCGCATTATCGTTCCCGGTATGTCGGACATTTACCCTGCGGAAGATTTACTGTTGGCCAACAACAGCATGGGGGCGCGCCTGCGTGAAACCCTGCTGCAGTTGCCGGGCAGTGAGTGGCAGGCGCCAGAGTATCTGGCGTTGATTCAGCGCCTGGATGACGAAGGCCTGGATGATTTCACCCGCGTCCGTGAATTGCTGGGCATCGCGCCGGGCAAAGATAACGGCTGGCATACGCTGCGCGTGGGTGAACTCAAAGCGATGCTGGCTCTGGCCGGCGGCGATCTGGAACAGGCGCTGGCCTGGGTTGAATGGACGCAGGATTTCAACGCGTCGGTATTTACGCCAGCACGCGCTAACTATTACCGTTGCTTACAGACGCTGCTGCTGTTGGCAATGGAAGACGAGCGCGACAGCGCGCAATATTATCATGCGTTTGTCAAAATGTATGGCCAGGAGGCGGTAGACACAGCGTCAGCGGCCATCAGCGGCGAGGCGTGTTTCAACGGATTATTCGCCATTGATAGCGATTTACAGGCCCTGCCAGCCCATCAGGCGCTGCTGGCTGCCTATGAAAAACTGCAGCAGGCAAAACGCCGTTATTGGGCGCAGGCATAA
- the serC gene encoding 3-phosphoserine/phosphohydroxythreonine transaminase — translation MTQVYNFSSGPAMLPVEVLRRAEQELCNWHGLGTSVMEISHRSKEFLAVAEQSEQDLRDLLKVPDNYKVLFCHGGARAQFAALPLNLLGDKTSADYIDGGYWAHSAIKEAQKYCTPNVIDVQTTVGGLRAIKPMSEWQLSADAAYVHYCPNETIDGVAIDETPDFADSVVIGDFSSTILSRPIDVSRFGVIYAGAQKNVGPAGLTLAIVREDLLGNARKEVPSILDYTVLAENGSMFNTPPTFAWYLSGLVFKWLKEQGGLVEMEKRNQAKAELLYGTIDSSDFYRNQVAPANRSKMNVPFQLADAALDKVFLSEAEAAGLQALKGHRVVGGMRASIYNAMPLAGVQALTDFMVDFERRHG, via the coding sequence ATGACTCAGGTTTATAATTTTAGTTCTGGCCCGGCGATGTTGCCGGTAGAAGTATTGCGTCGTGCGGAACAGGAGCTGTGCAACTGGCATGGCCTTGGTACTTCGGTAATGGAGATCAGCCACCGCAGTAAGGAATTTCTCGCCGTTGCTGAGCAATCGGAACAGGATCTGCGCGATCTGCTGAAAGTCCCTGACAACTACAAGGTGCTGTTTTGCCATGGTGGCGCCCGCGCGCAGTTTGCCGCGCTGCCGTTAAACCTGCTGGGCGATAAAACCAGCGCTGACTACATTGACGGCGGTTACTGGGCCCACAGCGCGATTAAAGAAGCGCAAAAATATTGCACGCCGAACGTTATCGACGTCCAAACCACCGTCGGCGGGCTGCGAGCGATCAAACCGATGAGCGAATGGCAACTGAGCGCCGATGCCGCTTATGTTCACTACTGCCCGAACGAAACCATCGACGGCGTGGCTATCGATGAGACCCCGGATTTCGCTGACAGCGTCGTGATTGGCGACTTCTCCTCCACCATCCTTTCCCGCCCGATAGACGTGAGCCGTTTTGGCGTTATCTATGCCGGCGCGCAGAAAAATGTCGGCCCGGCGGGGCTGACGCTGGCGATTGTCCGTGAAGATCTGCTGGGCAACGCGCGCAAGGAAGTCCCTTCGATTCTTGATTACACCGTTCTGGCCGAAAACGGCTCCATGTTTAACACCCCGCCGACCTTTGCCTGGTATCTTTCCGGCCTGGTGTTTAAATGGCTGAAAGAGCAAGGCGGGCTGGTGGAAATGGAAAAACGCAACCAGGCCAAGGCCGAACTGCTGTATGGCACCATTGACAGCTCCGATTTCTATCGCAACCAGGTGGCGCCGGCTAACCGTTCCAAAATGAACGTGCCGTTCCAACTGGCCGATGCCGCGCTGGATAAAGTGTTCCTCAGCGAAGCCGAAGCGGCGGGCCTGCAGGCGCTGAAAGGGCACCGCGTGGTAGGCGGCATGCGCGCCTCCATCTATAACGCCATGCCGCTGGCCGGCGTTCAGGCGCTGACCGACTTTATGGTTGATTTCGAGCGCCGCCACGGTTAA
- the aroA gene encoding 3-phosphoshikimate 1-carboxyvinyltransferase, whose amino-acid sequence MADSLTLQPVALVDGTVNLPGSKSVSNRALLLSAFAEGTTTLTNLLDSDDVRHMLNALQALGVSYQLSDDRTTCSVTGVAGPLQAKQPLELFLGNAGTAMRPLAAALCLGHGDVVLTGEPRMKERPIGHLVDALRQGGAVIDYLEQSGYPPLRLRGGFRGGDVSVDGSVSSQFLTALLMTAPLAEQDTHIHIKGELVSKPYIDITLHLMATFGVAVSHENYRVFHIRGQQTYRSPGEYLVEGDASSASYFLAAGAIRGGTVRVTGIGKNSVQGDTQFAHVLEKMGAKIVWGEDFIECTHGSLKGIDMDMNHIPDAAMTIATTALFAEGPTTIRNIYNWRVKETDRLAAMAIELRKVGAEVEEGEDFIRVVPPAKLSAAEIGTYNDHRMAMCFSLVALSDTPVTILDPKCTAKTFPDYFEQLIRISQLA is encoded by the coding sequence ATGGCTGATTCCCTGACGTTACAACCGGTTGCTTTGGTCGATGGCACCGTCAACTTACCTGGCTCGAAGAGCGTATCCAACCGGGCGCTGTTGCTATCGGCCTTTGCCGAAGGGACCACGACGCTGACTAACCTGTTGGACAGTGATGACGTGCGCCATATGCTTAATGCGCTGCAGGCGTTGGGGGTGTCTTACCAACTCTCTGACGATCGTACGACCTGTAGCGTGACCGGCGTGGCGGGGCCGTTGCAGGCCAAACAGCCGTTGGAACTGTTCCTGGGCAACGCCGGCACCGCCATGCGCCCGCTGGCAGCGGCCTTGTGCCTGGGGCACGGCGATGTGGTGCTGACGGGGGAACCCCGGATGAAGGAGCGGCCGATTGGCCACCTGGTGGATGCCCTGCGCCAGGGGGGCGCGGTTATCGATTATCTGGAGCAGAGCGGTTATCCGCCGCTGCGCCTGCGCGGCGGTTTCCGTGGCGGTGACGTCAGCGTTGACGGCAGTGTCTCCAGCCAGTTCCTGACGGCGTTGTTGATGACTGCGCCGCTGGCGGAACAAGATACCCACATCCATATCAAAGGCGAGTTGGTTTCCAAACCCTACATTGATATCACGCTGCACCTGATGGCAACCTTCGGCGTTGCGGTCAGCCACGAGAACTACCGTGTGTTTCATATCCGCGGGCAGCAAACCTACCGTTCCCCGGGGGAGTATCTGGTGGAAGGCGATGCTTCCTCCGCCTCTTATTTCCTGGCTGCGGGAGCCATTCGGGGCGGCACCGTGCGCGTTACCGGCATTGGTAAGAACAGCGTGCAGGGCGACACCCAATTTGCTCACGTGCTGGAAAAAATGGGCGCGAAGATCGTTTGGGGCGAGGATTTTATTGAGTGCACTCACGGTAGCCTAAAAGGCATCGATATGGACATGAACCATATCCCTGACGCAGCAATGACCATTGCCACCACCGCCCTGTTTGCCGAAGGGCCGACCACTATCCGCAACATTTACAACTGGCGTGTGAAAGAGACCGATCGTCTGGCGGCGATGGCGATCGAACTGCGCAAAGTCGGCGCGGAAGTAGAAGAGGGCGAGGATTTTATCCGCGTGGTGCCGCCGGCCAAGCTGAGCGCAGCCGAAATCGGTACCTACAACGATCACCGTATGGCGATGTGCTTCTCACTGGTGGCGCTGTCTGATACGCCAGTGACAATCCTCGATCCGAAATGTACCGCGAAAACCTTCCCAGACTATTTTGAGCAGTTAATCCGTATTAGCCAATTGGCATAA
- the gabP gene encoding GABA permease has translation MSNSVNGNHLQQGLKPRHVTMLSIAGVIGAGLFVGSSHAIAEAGPAVLLAYAAAGALVVLVMRMLAEMAIASPDTGSFSTYAEKAIGRWAGFTIGWLYWWFWVLVIPLEANAAATILHAWFPGIAIWVFTLVITLLLTATNLFSVKNYGEFEFWFALLKVAAIVGFIALGLLAIFGLLPGSSVSGISHLYDTHGFMPNGFGAVLAAILTTMFSFMGTEIVTIAAAESKNPGREITKATNSVIWRIGLFYLLSIFIVLALVPWNDSSLPSVGSYQTVLERMGIPHAKLIVDIVVLVAVTSCLNSALYTSSRMLFSLGARGDAPAVCKRTNRAGTPYCAVLMSTIAAFLAVFANYIAPAEVFSFLLASSGAIALLVYLVISIAHLRMRRQREAQGEAITFKMWLFPGLTYLVIAFIVAVLAIMFIMPAHRMEIVATGVLSLGVIAVGIVVQGRKKSASRRRDVLMDSY, from the coding sequence ATGAGTAATAGCGTTAATGGGAATCACCTCCAGCAAGGACTGAAACCACGGCATGTTACGATGCTGTCAATCGCCGGGGTTATTGGAGCAGGGCTGTTTGTCGGCTCATCACATGCTATCGCTGAAGCCGGGCCGGCGGTGTTGCTGGCTTATGCGGCGGCGGGGGCTTTGGTTGTGCTGGTTATGCGTATGCTGGCGGAAATGGCGATTGCCTCACCGGATACCGGATCGTTTTCAACCTACGCCGAAAAAGCGATCGGTCGCTGGGCCGGCTTTACCATCGGCTGGTTGTACTGGTGGTTTTGGGTGTTGGTTATTCCACTGGAAGCGAACGCGGCGGCGACGATTTTGCACGCTTGGTTTCCCGGCATCGCTATCTGGGTATTTACTTTGGTGATAACGCTGTTGCTCACCGCCACCAACCTGTTCAGCGTGAAAAACTACGGTGAGTTTGAGTTCTGGTTCGCCTTGCTGAAGGTGGCGGCCATCGTCGGTTTTATCGCGCTCGGGCTGCTGGCGATTTTTGGTCTACTGCCAGGTAGCAGCGTGAGCGGCATCTCTCACCTCTATGATACCCATGGTTTTATGCCCAACGGCTTTGGCGCCGTGCTGGCGGCGATACTGACCACGATGTTTTCCTTTATGGGGACGGAAATTGTGACTATCGCTGCGGCCGAATCGAAAAACCCGGGGCGGGAAATAACTAAGGCCACCAACTCGGTGATCTGGCGTATTGGCCTGTTCTATCTGCTTTCCATTTTCATCGTGCTGGCTCTGGTTCCCTGGAATGACAGCAGTCTGCCAAGCGTTGGCTCTTATCAAACGGTGCTTGAGCGAATGGGTATCCCCCATGCGAAACTGATTGTGGATATTGTGGTGTTGGTAGCCGTGACCAGTTGCCTGAACTCCGCACTTTATACCTCGTCGCGCATGCTGTTTTCCCTTGGCGCCCGCGGCGATGCGCCGGCCGTGTGCAAGCGCACTAACCGCGCGGGCACACCGTACTGTGCAGTATTGATGTCGACTATCGCGGCGTTTCTGGCCGTCTTCGCCAACTACATTGCGCCAGCCGAGGTGTTCAGCTTCCTGCTGGCCAGCTCGGGGGCAATTGCGTTACTGGTTTACCTGGTGATTTCCATCGCGCACCTGCGCATGCGCCGCCAGCGGGAAGCACAGGGCGAGGCCATTACCTTTAAAATGTGGTTGTTCCCGGGGCTGACCTATCTGGTGATCGCATTTATCGTGGCGGTATTGGCGATCATGTTCATCATGCCGGCGCATCGGATGGAGATCGTGGCGACCGGCGTGCTTAGCCTGGGCGTGATTGCTGTCGGTATCGTGGTCCAGGGCAGGAAAAAGAGCGCCAGCCGGCGGCGTGATGTGCTGATGGACAGTTATTGA
- the cmk gene encoding (d)CMP kinase translates to MTAIAPVITVDGPSGAGKGTLCKALAESLGWRLLDSGAIYRVLALAALHHQVDIASEEALVPLAAHLDVRFIAQDGRLQVILEGEDVSNEIRTETVGNTASQAAAFPRVREALLRRQRAFREAPGLIADGRDMGTVVFPDAPVKIFLDASAEERAQRRMLQLQEKGFNVNFERLLAEIKERDTRDRNRPVAPLVPAPEALILDSTSMSIDEVIQRALVHAQTILALPQQ, encoded by the coding sequence ATGACGGCTATAGCCCCGGTGATAACCGTTGATGGGCCAAGTGGTGCAGGCAAGGGCACGCTGTGCAAAGCGTTGGCCGAGTCCCTTGGTTGGCGTTTGCTGGATTCCGGCGCGATTTATCGCGTGTTGGCGCTGGCCGCTTTGCACCACCAGGTCGATATCGCTTCAGAAGAAGCGCTGGTGCCGTTGGCAGCACATCTTGACGTCCGTTTTATTGCCCAGGACGGCAGGCTACAGGTCATTTTAGAAGGTGAGGACGTCAGTAATGAGATCCGCACTGAAACCGTTGGCAACACGGCATCGCAGGCCGCTGCTTTCCCACGCGTGCGTGAAGCGCTGCTGCGCCGCCAGCGCGCGTTCCGCGAAGCGCCCGGCCTGATTGCCGATGGCCGCGATATGGGCACGGTGGTGTTCCCGGACGCGCCGGTGAAAATTTTCCTTGACGCCAGCGCGGAAGAACGTGCGCAGCGGCGCATGCTGCAGTTGCAAGAAAAAGGCTTTAATGTTAACTTCGAACGTCTTTTAGCCGAGATAAAGGAACGGGATACTCGCGACCGCAACAGGCCTGTCGCACCTCTGGTGCCAGCCCCTGAAGCGCTTATACTGGATTCAACCAGTATGTCGATCGACGAGGTCATCCAACGTGCGTTGGTACATGCGCAAACCATTTTGGCGTTGCCGCAGCAATAG
- the rpsA gene encoding 30S ribosomal protein S1, giving the protein MTESFAQLFEESLKEIETRPGSIVRGVVVAIDKDVVLVDAGLKSESAIPAEQFKNAQGELEIQVGDEVDVALDAVEDGFGETLLSREKAKRHEAWITLEKAYEDAETVVGVINGKVKGGFTVELNGIRAFLPGSLVDVRPVRDTLHLEGKELEFKVIKLDQKRNNVVVSRRAVIESENSAERDQLLENLQEGMEVKGIVKNLTDYGAFVDLGGVDGLLHITDMAWKRVKHPSEIVNVGDEITVKVLKFDRERTRVSLGLKQLGEDPWVAIAKRYPEGTKLTGRVTNLTDYGCFVEIEEGVEGLVHVSEMDWTNKNIHPSKVVNVGDVVEVMVLDIDEERRRISLGLKQCKSNPWQQFAETHNKGDRVEGKIKSITDFGIFIGLDGGIDGLVHLSDISWNVAGEEAVREYKKGDEIAAVVLQVDAERERISLGVKQLAEDPFNNYLSLNKKGSIVTGKVTAVDAKGATVELAGGVEGYLRASEASRDRIEDATLVLSVGDDVEAKFTGVDRKNRVVSLSVRAKDEADEKDAIATVNNKQEDGNFSNAMAEAFKAAKGE; this is encoded by the coding sequence ATGACTGAATCTTTCGCTCAACTCTTTGAAGAATCCTTAAAAGAAATCGAAACCCGCCCGGGTTCCATCGTTCGTGGCGTTGTTGTTGCTATCGATAAAGACGTAGTACTGGTTGATGCCGGTCTGAAATCTGAATCCGCCATTCCGGCAGAGCAATTCAAAAATGCCCAGGGCGAACTGGAAATCCAGGTTGGCGACGAAGTTGACGTTGCTCTGGACGCTGTTGAAGACGGCTTCGGTGAAACTCTGCTGTCCCGTGAAAAAGCTAAGCGTCACGAAGCTTGGATCACGCTGGAAAAAGCATACGAAGACGCTGAGACTGTTGTCGGTGTGATCAACGGCAAAGTGAAGGGTGGCTTCACTGTCGAGCTGAACGGCATCCGTGCGTTCCTGCCAGGTTCCCTGGTTGACGTGCGCCCAGTACGCGACACCCTGCATCTGGAAGGCAAAGAGCTTGAGTTCAAAGTCATCAAGCTGGATCAGAAACGCAACAACGTTGTTGTTTCTCGCCGTGCCGTCATCGAATCCGAAAACAGCGCAGAGCGCGATCAACTGCTGGAAAACCTGCAGGAAGGCATGGAAGTTAAAGGTATCGTTAAGAACCTCACTGACTACGGTGCATTCGTTGATCTGGGCGGCGTAGATGGCCTGCTGCACATCACTGATATGGCTTGGAAACGCGTTAAGCACCCAAGCGAAATCGTCAATGTTGGTGATGAAATCACTGTTAAAGTTCTGAAGTTCGACCGCGAACGTACGCGTGTTTCCCTGGGCCTGAAACAACTGGGCGAAGATCCATGGGTTGCTATCGCGAAACGTTACCCAGAAGGCACCAAGCTGACTGGCCGCGTGACCAACCTGACTGATTACGGCTGCTTCGTAGAAATCGAAGAAGGCGTTGAAGGTCTGGTACACGTTTCCGAAATGGATTGGACCAACAAAAACATCCATCCGTCCAAAGTGGTTAACGTGGGCGACGTTGTGGAAGTTATGGTTCTGGACATCGACGAAGAACGTCGTCGTATCTCCCTGGGCCTGAAACAATGCAAATCCAACCCATGGCAGCAATTTGCTGAAACCCACAACAAGGGCGACCGCGTTGAAGGTAAAATCAAGTCTATCACTGACTTCGGTATCTTCATCGGCCTGGACGGCGGCATCGACGGCCTGGTTCACCTGTCTGACATCTCCTGGAACGTTGCAGGCGAAGAAGCAGTTCGTGAATACAAGAAAGGCGACGAAATCGCAGCGGTTGTTCTGCAGGTTGACGCAGAGCGCGAACGTATCTCTCTGGGCGTGAAACAACTGGCTGAAGACCCGTTCAATAACTACCTGTCTCTGAACAAGAAAGGTTCTATTGTTACTGGTAAAGTCACCGCTGTTGACGCTAAAGGTGCTACAGTTGAATTGGCAGGCGGCGTAGAAGGTTACCTGCGTGCATCTGAAGCCTCTCGCGACCGCATTGAAGACGCAACTCTGGTTCTGAGCGTTGGTGATGACGTTGAAGCTAAATTCACCGGTGTTGATCGTAAGAACCGCGTTGTAAGCCTGTCCGTACGTGCTAAGGACGAAGCTGACGAGAAAGACGCTATCGCGACTGTTAACAACAAACAGGAAGACGGTAACTTCTCTAACGCTATGGCTGAAGCTTTCAAAGCGGCTAAAGGCGAGTAA
- the ihfB gene encoding integration host factor subunit beta: MTKSELIERLAGQQSHIPAKAVEDAVKEMLEHMAATLAEGERIEIRGFGSFSLHYRAPRVGRNPKTGDKVELDGKYVPHFKPGKELRDRANIYG; encoded by the coding sequence ATGACCAAGTCTGAACTTATTGAAAGACTGGCTGGCCAGCAATCTCATATTCCGGCTAAGGCCGTTGAGGATGCCGTGAAGGAAATGCTTGAGCACATGGCTGCAACGTTAGCCGAGGGTGAACGCATCGAAATCCGCGGATTCGGCAGTTTTTCTCTTCACTACCGTGCTCCGCGCGTTGGGCGTAACCCGAAAACCGGTGACAAGGTTGAGTTGGACGGTAAATACGTGCCTCACTTCAAACCGGGTAAAGAGTTGCGTGACCGTGCCAATATCTATGGTTAA